In Cololabis saira isolate AMF1-May2022 chromosome 10, fColSai1.1, whole genome shotgun sequence, a single window of DNA contains:
- the LOC133452221 gene encoding uncharacterized protein LOC133452221 yields MRIKDFQECDGKKDAAKKPAVSLQPPVQLAEATGGDVPVAWRGKRPGNDQPLPRVQQAIHHGPELLLQDLRLPISQVVDSGLQDQRGGRAVLITQAQGGGLHIFHPGSGVAEGPAALHPHMADHRGPDDQDRWSALLRGPGDRHGWGALLRGPPGAAPLAGGDPGLVTPARGCSWPRRRGRARLGLQIPVPGLARATTRWMDRSLRRAETRSHRREILHAEDVEPGPQWEIRWRGRGRWTSGASGHHGPGFLRPERRRAHRLRSRRSFLPDGVLPLRGTETGGGGCRGFRLGSLLEPAEPSGCCCWRSGGGRSGPWQGGIFHGRHAPITGTG; encoded by the exons ATGAGGATTAAGGATTTTCAGGAGTGTGATGGCAAAAAGGATGCAGCAAAAAAGCCC GCAGTATCCCTTCAGCCACCGGTGCAGCTGGCGGAGGCGActggtggtgacgtccccgtaGCGTGGCGGGGGAAGCGGCCCGGAAATGACCAGCCGCTTCCCCGTGTCCAGCAGGCGATCCACCATGGCCCTGAACTCCTGCTTCAGGACCTCCGACTGCCGATTTCTCAGGTCGTTGATTCCGGCCTCCAGGACCAGCGTGGAGGCCGAGCTGTGCTGATCACACAGGCGCAGGGCGGCGGACTCCACATCTTTCACCCGGGCTCCGGGGTGGCAGAAGGTCCGGCCGCCCTGCACCCTCACATGGCGGACCATCGAGGTCCCGACGACCAGGACAGGTGGAGTGCGCTGCTCCGCGGTCCCGGGGACCGGCACGG GTGGGGTGCGCTGCTCCGAGGGCCGCCTGGAGCTGCGCCTCTGGCGGGAGGGGACCCGGGGTTGGTGACGCCGGCCCGCGGTTGCTCCTGGCCGAGACGGAGAGGCCGAGCCAGGCTGGGCCTGCAGATCCCGGTTCCTGGGCTGGCGAGAGCCACGACCCGCTGGATGGACCGGTCCCTGCGGAGAGCCGAGACGCGCTCCCATCGGCGGGAAATCCTGCATGCTGAGGACGTCGAACCTGGTCCCCAGTGGGAGATCAGGTGGCGGGGCAGGGGGAGATGGACGTCTGGTGCCTCTGGTCACCACGGCCCAGGATTTCTCCGCCCTGAGCGGCGTCGAGCTCACCGGCTCCGGAGCCGCCGCTCCTTCCTCCCTGACGGAGTACTGCCACTCCGCGGGACGGAGACAGGAGGTGGAGGGTGCCGAGGATTTCGGCTTGGCTCCCTGCTGGAGCCAGCGGAGCCCAGcgggtgctgctgctggagatccGGGGGTGGGAGATCCGGTCCATGGCAGGGTGGTATTTTCCATGGCCGTCATGCTCCGATCACCGGTACCGGATAA